Proteins encoded within one genomic window of Methanosarcina barkeri str. Wiesmoor:
- a CDS encoding response regulator encodes MKKILIVEDNPMNMELILDLLEFYGHNITKAEDGIKALESLAETKFDIILLDMQLPKMDGLEVLDRIKKNPATADIPVIAVTAHAMKGSEEHFIEMGCVDYVSKPIDIHKFRALIDKYLGEGSS; translated from the coding sequence ATGAAAAAAATCCTGATTGTCGAAGATAATCCCATGAACATGGAACTGATCCTGGACCTTCTGGAATTCTACGGACATAACATAACTAAAGCCGAGGACGGAATAAAGGCTCTTGAAAGCCTTGCTGAGACAAAATTCGACATCATCCTGCTGGATATGCAGTTACCGAAGATGGACGGACTTGAGGTTCTCGATCGAATTAAGAAAAATCCTGCGACTGCAGATATCCCTGTGATAGCGGTTACTGCCCATGCTATGAAAGGCAGTGAAGAACATTTCATAGAAATGGGCTGCGTGGACTATGTCTCCAAACCTATAGATATCCACAAGTTCAGGGCTCTGATAGATAAGTATCTAGGAGAGGGCTCATCTTAA
- a CDS encoding winged helix-turn-helix domain-containing protein, translating into MKTSLIDLAFLSEKRKDVLLLLEEGPKTGDEIKTALNVNSTSIMPQIKKLKEGRLIEQDDRNTYKLSEIGEIVVEKMEPLLNTVRVFEENYDYWTNHDFTAIPEYLLNRIDELGNYFMLEPDLNRLFEIPEDFRSNLLESKHVKMFLSYFNPLHVEIYLELARKEAEICLILTEPVFDRMKKDYYEDLKFLLESKNVEIYTCEKSVTLKDVVTERFCSLVLFDKKGKFDHQRLMSFDESALKWCEELFSYYKDRSVQLEKL; encoded by the coding sequence CATCACTTATTGATCTGGCGTTTCTTTCAGAAAAAAGGAAGGATGTACTACTCCTGCTAGAAGAAGGGCCAAAGACCGGAGACGAAATAAAAACAGCCCTCAACGTCAACTCAACGTCGATAATGCCCCAAATCAAAAAACTAAAAGAAGGACGCCTGATAGAACAGGACGATAGAAACACCTACAAGCTCTCGGAGATCGGAGAGATAGTAGTTGAAAAAATGGAGCCTTTATTGAACACCGTAAGGGTCTTTGAGGAAAATTACGATTACTGGACAAACCACGACTTTACCGCAATTCCCGAATATCTCCTTAACAGGATTGATGAATTAGGGAACTATTTCATGCTTGAACCCGACCTTAACCGACTTTTTGAAATTCCTGAAGATTTCAGAAGCAACCTTCTGGAATCAAAGCATGTCAAAATGTTTCTCTCCTATTTCAACCCTCTTCACGTTGAGATATACCTGGAACTTGCAAGAAAAGAGGCTGAGATATGTCTTATCCTGACAGAACCCGTTTTTGACAGGATGAAAAAGGATTATTATGAGGATCTGAAATTTCTTCTGGAATCGAAAAATGTTGAGATTTACACTTGTGAAAAAAGCGTAACCCTGAAAGACGTAGTGACAGAGCGTTTCTGCTCACTTGTGCTTTTCGACAAGAAGGGAAAGTTTGACCATCAACGCTTGATGAGTTTTGACGAGAGCGCACTGAAGTGGTGCGAAGAACTCTTTTCATACTATAAAGACAGATCCGTACAACTGGAGAAACTATAA